The genomic segment TTTAAAAAAAGCGCTTTCACAAGATCATTTGAGTAATGGTCGCGGAATTGATCGAAAAGACATTTGGGCAGAACTTGGATCTTTATATTTTTCACGTGGGGACTTTAATTCGGCACTCGCTTCTTTAAAAAAGTCTCTTAAGATGGTGGAACCAGAAGAATTTCTTTATTATGATCTTTTGGCTTTATGTTATTTAGAAGCAGAAGATCCAGAAAATTCATTGGTCTCCATAAGAACTCATATTGAATATTGCAAAGAAATTGATCCTGAAACACTTATCATTTTAGCACGTGCCCATTGCCGTTTGGGTATCTTGGAAGAAGCTGCGAACAACTTAATCCAAGCATATTCAATAGAAGACTCTTTATATTTAAAAGCTGCAGATTTTATTGATTTTGCACCATTACTTAGAAACGGTTTTTTTACCACCTTGGAGAATATTGAATGGGAAGAACCATAAAACAAGAGTTTGGTTCACTAAAAGAAGAAATTCTAAATGTAAAAACAATTCTATCCAAAGAACGAGAGTATGAACGTTCTCTGTTTTTGGAAAAAGGCCAGGAAGCCAAAGCCATTAAAGCTGCGGAGTTGGAAGATTTACGATTTGTTGTGGGCAATACTTGGCGAGCAGAATTCAAAATTTCCCCTTCTCTAAAAGCTAAAGAGTGGTTAAAACCTGGAATCCCTATCCTACTAACTGGTGAAACAGAATCAATATTTGGAAATATATTCAAAACCTCCGACTCCAAACTCATTGTCCAAGTTCGCGGAGATTACGAATGGGAAGATACTGAGTTTCAAATTTCAAAATGGTTCCAAGAATCCACATATGAATTGTATAATGATATCATCACAAAAATTTTAAATGATACAAGTAGTGAATCACATAAAAAATTAAATTGGATTTTGGGATTTGGACTCGGTGAAAAACCTAACCCTCCAAAATCTGGACTTAACAAACCACCTCTGGAAAGAATCTTTCAAATTCATGATTATGGAGTGATTTTTGGTCCACCAGGAACAGGAAAAACAACCTTACTGATGCAAGCTGTTGAAAAAATCAAAACAGATGGTGAGTCAGTCTTAACACTTTGCCCAACAAACTTTGCCTGTGATTATATTGTAGAACTAGCTTTAAAAAAAGGGATTAGTGTGATTCGTTTGGGTAACTCCACTAAAATCAAAGAAGAAATTTTGCCTTATCATATCGATCACCTCATCCAAGAACATCCTGACCAAAAACAAATCCACAACTGGCAAACAGAACTAAAGGCCATCCAGAAAAAAGCAAATGCTTGGAAACGAAATTTTGGAAAGGAAGAACGAGAAGAAAGAAAAGCACAAAGAAAAGAAGCCAAGTTCCTTTTGTCTACAATACGTGAAGCAGAATCCAATATCCGAACCAAATTGTTAGATGGTGCCGAACTCATTGTATCCACTTTTTCTGGTTTTGGAAATGAATTCAAAAAAGGAAGAGTTTTTGATTACGTATTTCTTGATGAAGCGACTCAAAGTTTAGATCCAGGATGTTATCTGGCAATGTATGCAGGTAAAAAGACATTTTTCTTTGGAGATCCAAAACAACTAGGAGCCAGTTACTCCCATCCAGAACACCAGTCTCTCCCTAGTTTTTTAGAAAAAGCTGTTGCCTTTGATTCCGGAGAACGAATTTTATTTTTAGAAAAACAATTTCGAATGAAACCAGAAATTCTTGGTTTTCCCAACCTAACTTATTATGAAAACAAAATCCAAACTCATTTGGAAGCCCATTGGAACGAAAACATTGATGTAACAAATATTTTTGGATCTAATCCGCCAATCGTTTGGATCGACACGGCAGGTAGTGATTCGGAAGAAGATACAGAAGGAGAAGAGCCTAGTTTTTTCAATGAAACAGAAATCCAACTGGTTGACAAACTCTTTCAACTAGGAATTCCGAAAGATATTTCAACCGTAATTTCACCTTACAGAGGACAGGTGGAAAAATTAATTCAAGTTTCCGAAGGCCGATGGTTTACCCAAACAATTGATTCCTTCCAAGGAAGAGAATCGGAGATAGTCATCCTTAGTTTGGTTAGATCCAATTCGCTTGGAGAGATCGGTTTTTTATTAAATCCTAAACGATTGAATGTGGCCTTAACCCGTGCAAAATCACATCTGATTTTGATCGGAGATTCAGGAACCCTTTGCCAAACGAAAGAATTCCAAAATCTTTATTCCTATATAGAATCAAACGGTGAGATCCGTTCGATTTACGAATTTATGGAATGATAGAATTATAATACAACCCATTTGGGTTCTTCTAAAGTATAAACCAAACGAAAGGCACCATCGGAACCTGGAGGGATTTCCGATATCGGTTCAAAATCAAAATCAGTGGTTTCATCGGCATTTTCTTTCACTGCACTTGTGACTAAAATTTCCCAAGCTTTAGCAGTATCTTCACCTAACTTCGATGCAGCATTAACTTCTGCTCCAAATACGTCGGTATCTCCTATCTTTAATATTTTTCCAAACCCAAGCCCTACACAAAGTAAAATTTGTTCTTCTGCAGATCTACCTTCATTATAACGTTTGCATGCTTTTTGCATATGGATGGCACATTGAATGGCTTTGTTCGTATTGCGGAAGAGAACCATCAGGCTATTTCCTTCATCTTTCATTAGGATTCCATCAAACTCATCCAAAACTGGAATGAGGATACGTTGTGATTCATAGATGGTTTGTAGAAAATGAATGATTCCGAATTTAGCAACACCGCGAGAAAACCCAGAAAGGTCGGTAAACATCACACACCAAGTTTCACCAAAAAGATCCCAAATCCGTTTGTCGATGATTTCTTGGTTGGAACCAGGATTCAGTCGTTCCTCTAAAAGTTTTTCTAATCGTTCTTCCGAAGCGGAGGTAGCAATGGCGCGTTTTTGACCCATGGATGCGAGTATAACAACTAAGATAAGAATGTCAAGGGAAGAGAGAACAAAAGATACGGAACCAATTGTTGATGAATGGATCAGAAATCTAACGATTTATAAAAGAATGATTTCAAATTTCTATTGATTTGATACCATTCCATATGTTTTTTTGGTCAAACCAATTGATAGGAAAATAGGAGATTTTATGAACGATACTACAAGTTCAAAAACGTCGCTTTGGGTAGGAAGGATCTTAAGTGGGCTTGTGATTGCCTTTTTGTTGTTTGATGCTTGGGGAAAACTTTCTGAACTCGAAATCGTATTAAAAACTATGGATGAGTTAGGAATCCCCGGATCTTTATCTGTAACGATTGGATCCATTCTTCTTGTAATCACAATCCTCTATGCGATTCCAAAAACTTCTCCTCTCGGTGCCCTTCTACTTACTGGTTATTTGGGTGGTGCCGTAGTCATTCATGTGCGTGTGGGAAATCCCCTCTTCAGCCATACCCTTTTTCCTGTATATGTAGGAATTTTACTTTGGGTGGGACTTGCTTTAAGAAACCGAAAAGTAAAAGATCTGTTTTGGATTTTATAGAACAAACAAATAGTTCGATCTTAGGAAACATAAACATCTTCGCCAAACAATCACTTTAGAGAGGATAGATTTATGTTTCCGGGTAACAGTTACCGAATAATCACTCTATTAATATAAACCTAAGAATCTCAAAACAAACAAAATCATTTCGATGAAATTTTCATCCATCGATCTTTAAAATTTTTATAACTAGTGGAATCATCAATACCGAAATTCCAATATAAATGGACACTCGGAAGTAATTCAGAAATACCCACGTCTGAATTTCATTAGAAATTTTAAGAGGATAATCACTTGCAGAATTTGCCAAAGATTGGAATTTAATGATTTTTCCAGCAAAATAAACTACAGTCCAAACTCGGACAGCCATATGAAGAACGAAAAGGAGGACTAAAGAGTTACCAATTCCTTCGATTTGATAACAAAACATGAGAGATATTAAGAATATGATTTCATGGATGGAGTGAAACGAAATCCAAAAGTATTTTAAATTGGCGGATTTAATTTCTGTATTTAGAATTTGGAAATTCGGGACATTGCCTTTCGCCCAACGCGGAACAAAAACAAAAGTTTCAAAAATCTGAGCTCCATTCATTAAAAAATAGACGAGTAAGTTTAGAAATAATGAGTATTTAGCGAGAGATAAAGA from the Leptospira congkakensis genome contains:
- a CDS encoding tetratricopeptide repeat protein codes for the protein MSSFFSLIREAKLLEEEKEFTRAFNVYAESESHTKNESALIKIKAKKAWCLYAVGNPKETESLFQDIIQNYPSHPLSITVYSRYLIKLKKFKSAKVLLQKSILQFPSYLENYLLLASLLKDIERSDEAIEVLKKALSQDHLSNGRGIDRKDIWAELGSLYFSRGDFNSALASLKKSLKMVEPEEFLYYDLLALCYLEAEDPENSLVSIRTHIEYCKEIDPETLIILARAHCRLGILEEAANNLIQAYSIEDSLYLKAADFIDFAPLLRNGFFTTLENIEWEEP
- a CDS encoding AAA domain-containing protein; translated protein: MGRTIKQEFGSLKEEILNVKTILSKEREYERSLFLEKGQEAKAIKAAELEDLRFVVGNTWRAEFKISPSLKAKEWLKPGIPILLTGETESIFGNIFKTSDSKLIVQVRGDYEWEDTEFQISKWFQESTYELYNDIITKILNDTSSESHKKLNWILGFGLGEKPNPPKSGLNKPPLERIFQIHDYGVIFGPPGTGKTTLLMQAVEKIKTDGESVLTLCPTNFACDYIVELALKKGISVIRLGNSTKIKEEILPYHIDHLIQEHPDQKQIHNWQTELKAIQKKANAWKRNFGKEEREERKAQRKEAKFLLSTIREAESNIRTKLLDGAELIVSTFSGFGNEFKKGRVFDYVFLDEATQSLDPGCYLAMYAGKKTFFFGDPKQLGASYSHPEHQSLPSFLEKAVAFDSGERILFLEKQFRMKPEILGFPNLTYYENKIQTHLEAHWNENIDVTNIFGSNPPIVWIDTAGSDSEEDTEGEEPSFFNETEIQLVDKLFQLGIPKDISTVISPYRGQVEKLIQVSEGRWFTQTIDSFQGRESEIVILSLVRSNSLGEIGFLLNPKRLNVALTRAKSHLILIGDSGTLCQTKEFQNLYSYIESNGEIRSIYEFME
- a CDS encoding adenylate/guanylate cyclase domain-containing protein: MGQKRAIATSASEERLEKLLEERLNPGSNQEIIDKRIWDLFGETWCVMFTDLSGFSRGVAKFGIIHFLQTIYESQRILIPVLDEFDGILMKDEGNSLMVLFRNTNKAIQCAIHMQKACKRYNEGRSAEEQILLCVGLGFGKILKIGDTDVFGAEVNAASKLGEDTAKAWEILVTSAVKENADETTDFDFEPISEIPPGSDGAFRLVYTLEEPKWVVL
- a CDS encoding DoxX family protein; translation: MNDTTSSKTSLWVGRILSGLVIAFLLFDAWGKLSELEIVLKTMDELGIPGSLSVTIGSILLVITILYAIPKTSPLGALLLTGYLGGAVVIHVRVGNPLFSHTLFPVYVGILLWVGLALRNRKVKDLFWIL